The Cucumis melo cultivar AY chromosome 9, USDA_Cmelo_AY_1.0, whole genome shotgun sequence genome includes the window cttttaagaaattaatcttaaatttaatcatATGGTGATGAAATTTATGAACTGAAATTAAAGAGAGATTTTAGTTCGAATTTAAGAAAAACATTATTACAATGTAGACTACATTAAAGGCTTTGGTCAAAGATGCACTAAAGAAAGCAATTCTAACGATGAGGAATTAGAATGAAATTTGGAAGCAAAGTGTTCCccttgatttgaattttgaaatttatttttgaaaaaaagttaTACAAATAGCCACAAAAAACATATCATTATTAATAAACTTTGAACCAAATGGACACAAGATAAAACGACAACGCCAAAGTGATAACAAGGTCTGGACAAAAATCAAGATGTTCAACCTTGACTAACCAAACACGAAACTGGACACGCCCATAAATCCCTGAGAGGAAGAGCTATCTCAAAGCTACTACAAAACCTTATTGGGAGGCAACTCATGTCAACCACTCGTATAATTACATCATACATATATTCAAAGGAAGGAAGTCTATTCTAATACTAAGATTCTTTACATGTTACATATATACGTTGCATCAAACCTTATGTGTGGCATGTGGTGAAGGGTTTTGGCAGATGTTTCCATCTTTTACTTTGCGTTCTTTCCCAAATTATAAATCTACCTTTGTTGTCATGCGAATGTTAAATCTATTATCATTGTCCAAATTTTGGCACTAACAACTAAAACTCAAAAGTCGTTAAtcatttatatatgatatatcgttggattaaaatgatattttaactgGTGctctatttatttaaatatatacatgCTTAGCTACCAATTAAGCAATAAGTCAATCGAAATAAAactaagaatatatatatatatatacacacacaccaATAGATTATTCGAGCAAAgaagaaaagtttaaaaaaatagagagaagaaTCTCAAAAGTCTAATGATGAATATATATGAATGTGGCATGAAAAAGAGGCATTATAGGGCCTATTATAACATGTAAATGGGAGGATGAAAAGTTGTTAATTGGTTGACTCACTTTATGAACATTTATAATTAAGCATCTAACccaatttaaatcaaatttgaatATGATCATCActtttcttttgaaatattATCCACAATATGTATAAAATGGATAACAAAACTAAAGATACCATTATCAATATAGTGTTCTTCAACTTTATTATGTGTGATTTGAAGCTTTGTTTTGATTAGTTGGATCTCTTTTTCAACATCACTAGACaacttctttatttatttgggTCTAAAATTCAAAAGTTAAGGCATAATATGTGATTGTTTGTTGATCActaaaaaagcaaaaaataaataaataaataaaaaataaaaaaaaaagaaagaaagaaaaagaaaagaaaagaaaagtgttTCTTTTTATTATGAAAATGATGATCTTCCATTATCTTTTCTCTTTGCTGGCTAAAAACACAAGAAATATCAGCCTCCAATGGAAGAAATAATCCTTTCTTATCCAATGTGAAGGTGAAGGAAACTCGAGTGAAAAGATACTTATAGTTTAATAACATACGAGTTTCTTTGATATCTAAATGTTTTAGGATCATATCAGAAGGACAACTATTCACTTTAAATGGCATGATAGCTTCTTAGTTTAGTTTGGAGGTGGGGGATCACTACTTggaattttttaattttaacgTATTTGTTTAAGACTCGTTTCAATAACAATTTAgttttttgaaaagaaattataaaaattaggttatttttaaatatagcaaaatgaaccaaaatatttagaaaacataacaaaaaattaTAGCCTATATAGTCTACGATGGATTGTGATAGACCAAGATAAACTACTATCATGTCTTTCTGTATGATAAATACAAATAGTAATACATCTTGATTTATCGTagcttttttaaaaatattaagcatattttctctcaaattcttcttATGCTTTGCATTTTTCTTAAGTTTAAGAGTTGAATTCTTAGACAGATTCTAAAAAACAAAAGCACGTTCTTAAGaactattattttttagttttcaaaattttggtagatttttttgaaatattatcTAGAAAAAGATGGGAAAGCATAAAATTTAGTAATATGTTACATGGATAGAGTGTTTAAATGTTAGATTAATAAACTTAATGTTACCCAGGAATAATTTCTATAAAGAAATCTTATTTGAAAATCTAAATTCTATGAAAGTTTGAAAGttagaaaatataattttattacaATTTTTGTAATATGGTTAATAGAGAGACCAAATCCAAATGTTTTCTAAAAACAATCGAATTTTGAAACTTTAAACtaaattgaaacattttttttaatccaaTTTTGATTGGAAGGTGTCGATTAATAAAATTCTCCGATTTAACAAAAGACAGAGATATCTCCACCAAAACATGGAATaaccaaattttgaaacttGAACTTAAATTGACATAAATTTCGAATCCAATTTTGATTGACAATATTATTTCATATTGATAAATTTGTAAAGATTATAACatatttttcaaaatctattctttttgttttttttcttggCAGAAGCTCAAGCCCCAAATTTTAACAATTCTcggaagaagaaaatcaaatgGAAATTCTATGCATAAACTTATCAGACAACATATTCAAACTCTGAAACTCAAAAACAACAAAGTAATGTAACCAAACTGTCACCCAAAAACATGAAATCAGCTCCGATCAACGAACAGTACAGAGCTAAGattattgaaaatgaaaaaactgTTCTTACTTTCGGGATTATGGCAATGAATACATTCAGTTCTTAAGCTGTTTGGCGATCTTGAACCATTCGGTATGGAAAGATCCTTCAACATCAgttctttcatatgtatgggcACCAAAATAGTCTCTTTGAGCTTGGACCAAGTTAGCGGGCAATCTCTCCCTCCGGTAGCTGTCGAAGTAAGCGAGACTGGAGGACATTCCTGGGGTGCTGATGCCTGAGTTGATGGCCAAACATACAACTCTTCGCCAAGCTGACTGTCGTTCCATTATTTCCTTAGCAAATTCTGTATCCACAAGAAGATTGGCTAGATCGGGTTTACGATCATAGGCCCTCTTGATTCTATCGAGAAATATGGCTCGGATGATACAACCTCCCTTCCAAATCCGGGCAAGTTCACCCAACTTCAAATCCCATCCCTTCTCAATACTCTTGGCACGGATCAAATTCATGCCTTGAGCATAGCTGCATATTTTGGATGCATAAAGAGCTTGTCTCACGTCATCGATCAACTTTGCTTTATCGACTTCTTGAGGAGCCAAGACATCATTAAGACCTGATCCAAAGACTTTTGCTGCTTCGACCCGCTCTTCTTTCAAACCACTAAGGAACCTTGCATCAAGAGAAGAAGCAATGGTAGGGACAGCAACTGAGAGGTCAGCAGCTTGCTGAACAGTCCATTTACCGGTACCCTTCATACCGGTCTTGTCCAAAACTTTGTCAACTAAATAGCCATCGGCTTTGTCGTCCTTGATGCTGAAGATATCTGCAGTGATTTCAATCAAGAAACTTAGAAGCTCGCCTTTGTTCCATTCTGAGAAAACTTGGTGAAGTTCCTCATTTGATAGCTTCCCCACAGATTTCAAAACATCATAAGCTTCTGCAATCAGCTGCATATCACCATATTCTATTCCATTGTGGATCATCTTCACAAAATTACCTGATCCACCTTTGCCAATGTAAGTCACACAGGGACCGCTATCGGGAACTTGGGCTGCAACCTTAACAAGAATGTCCTCAATGTTCTTAAAGGCCTCATAAGATCCTCCAGGCATCAAAGAAGGACCATTCCTAGCACCTTCTTCACCCCCTGAAACTCCCATTCCAAGGTAGAGCAGACCTAATTCAGCCATGGctttctctctcctttcagtGTTCTCATACCATTCATTACCACCATCAATAATACAATCACCTTTCTCCAAGTAAGCAGAGAGGGTTTTAATGGTTTGGTCAACTGGAGCCCCGGCTTTAACAAGCATGATTATGACACGAGGTTTCTGAATTGATTGAACAAAAGATTCAGGATCATGGAAGCCATAGAGAGGAAGGTTTCCTTCAGCTTTTGCTCGTTCAACCGTTTCATCTACTTTGGAGGTTGTTCGGTTATATACAGAAATAGGGAAGCCTTTTTCTGCAATGTTGAGAGCTAAGTTTTGACCCATTACAGCCAAACCAGCAAGACCAATCCTTGTAAGCTTTCCTGGAGCAGCCATGTTTTTACCTGCTGCACATTCAAGATTTATGAGGTTTCGGATAAAAACAGATATCTGCTTTGCCATATATCCGAATATAACAACTTATTGTAAATTCCaagtaaaaaaataacaagaaaaaaCCAACCACCGTGGTGTAGTTTTCATTAAGGGGTGGTTGCTGCGTTTGTCAAAGAAATACCCCTTATGAACACAACATGCAAAGTGTACATTTCCTTAAAAGAAGTATTAACTTAAAATTACAACTTCCAAAATTCGTAAACTCACACTATGATGAATTTGATGTAACTTTTGGAATGGTTAAAAATTGATGTTACTTATAATAACCCATTAAAAAACACTTCTTTCTATCATTAGTTTAAATTGATTcaggaaaaaataaataaataagaagacTTTAAAGCACTTTGACCTGCTTTTGAAAGAAGCATGAAGTAGTACTTCTTTCCAACTTGATTCAATTAAAATAACTCCTCTGTTATTTCTTGTCCTTTGTAACAATAACAAAAGACTGCCTTAAATTTTTGGACTTAGCCTCTTAAGATGGAGGCTGACCATTAAGAATTCACAAAGAGGTCTAGCAAACCTCCATTTTGTTTCAGCAGCTCTACatttactaattcatgctttcaCCATAAAACCCAAAAGTTCACAATCTGCTCAATTTACCACTCAAAAAATAAAACAACCATATACCGCAGAACGACAAGAAAAACTTCCACGACTATAACAATAATATCCATAAATCACAACATCAAAACAAGATCTAGAATCTCCTTTTATGCCAATCAAAGGCAGATCAGTGGATCAAACCAACAACGAAACAATTAGCATCCATCTATAACTTCTAAATCATCGTTGAAACCGAACAAAAGGTAAAGAAACCGCATTGAACGATGGTGGGTGGGGGGCTTTCAACAAACACATAAAGGGCATAATGAAGTTAGACAGTTGAATGAAAACCCAGAAGAAATCAAACCTGAATATTTTTCAATTACGGTGGAAATGGATCGAGAAAGAGGCAAATTCCCAAGAATTAGAGATCCGGGGTTGTGAAAAAGATGATCAAATGAAGTGGGTATGAAAGAAAAATGGGAATTATTACACAGATATTGGTTAGGTGCTCGTGAAACTCGCTATATAGACCCTTTGCAGGTCAAAGTTGGAGACTCACCAGTGGAGAAACACATTcaaccaataaaaaaaaaaattgttaaattaaaaaaaaaacaaaaaaacaaaataaaataataagtgtttttgtttggctaaaatatTCCTTTTCTATTTTCCATATAGTTTGAAGTTTGTTTTGCTCTAATTATTTACCTTccataaatcttaaatttaatttatatccaaatttaaaatataaaatttttagaagttttaaGTATAATTGAACTTTTCTAAATACAAATTGAAATTAGGATGATTTATACCACTATCCTTGATCCGAAACATATACTAATGTTAATTAAGTTAAAATTCGAATGACGTATATAATTGAAATAGATGGTTTAATTCGAAAATAGTTTTTGGTAATTTAgcaaataataaaagaaagaaagcagCCTTGGGGGGCAGAAGAGAAGGGTAGGTGGACAAAATTTGAACAGAAATTGTAAAATTGGTTGGATGTATCCTTTCACAAAGGGAGTTGGTGAAAACTATCAAAATGCTTTCGTCATATTACCTCATATTTCTTATATATCAAATTAGAACATTTCAGATTTATTCTTTCTATCTTCAAAACTTTTAATCTCTTTTTCCTCATTTTCAGATTTTATTAgcaatgtttaatttttttttttttgttgatgtAACTGTTGAAGTAATGGTCCGTAATAAGCTATATTTGATCGGTTTTGGTCATTGGTGTCGGCATCGTCTTTACTGATTGTGGATTCTAATTCGGTTGATGTTATTGTTGCTTTAAAGGAGATAGATGGTTGTCTCTGTTAAGGATTTTGTAATTTGGTTGTGCACTCGCTAGTCTAGTTGGTTGTTTCAAAgattttggtttcttttttgAATTGTCCTGGGCGTTTCTCGTTGTTGGAAGGTTGGAGTGTGTGCTTTTTTGGGGGAGGATATCcctgtttgttttttttcctcttcccTTGAAGAAGGATTTTAGTTTTTTGGCATTACTCTATACATTCTTgttcttcaaaaagaaaaaaaaaaaaaaagctattgGTGATTGTACTTTTAAAGATATTGTATAATGGTTCAACCGAAGAGTGACCCTATTTTTTAactttgtatttttatttacaCATCAACTAATGAAAAGTTGTTGTGATGTTTTGTGGTATTATAGCTCGTCTCGGCATCATGGGTGTTTTTTCCCTCCCTAAAAATTGCCTCGCTCATGTCATTTGCTTATTCGTTGGTGCTATAGTCATTACATCATTAGGGATGTCCTCCTTAGGTGGAAAACTAAATATTGCATCTATTGTTTCATTCCAAGTCTAATGTGTATGGTGATTCCTTTCTACCTTGGTGTTTAATTGGTCATCGACATGTGGGATGGGagcttgattttttttatttggcaGAGGAAGAATAAGCTCAAGATCGGTGAGTTTGCTCTTCTCGTTGTTTCGAGACTTATCTGTGGCGAATCTTTGTGGAGTGTTCCAGCAGCCATATTAACATTGGAGTTAAAATAAGAGTTTTAACGGATAGCTAGAAGAAGATGtaaaaaacatttttataaTCACATGcaataattgaaaatataaaaatcagATCCAAAATATTAGCAGGTATAGTAccagaaaaggaaaaaaaggtcGAAATGTTACTATTTTTccttattaataatttaaattcaaacaaggtTAGTTTGGAACTTCATTTTAAAAGATTACCCAATTCAAAATGGAAAAGAGTTGACATGGGACAAAGATCAAAATTCTTACATTTTACATTTTTCTAATCTTCCCCTTAGCAACCTTGAATGCTTCTAGACCTTCTTTGATTTTCTTGAAATATGATAATGCATTTTGTATACATAAAAGAAGCCAAAGTTGAGTTCACTTTCTTTGaccaaaacaattaaatataaagGTCAAATAAGGtgatctttattattattatactttTCTAATTAATATTAGACTCAAGCTAATGGCCGAATGGATCGATTTGGTTCGATTTGATTTGTTAATTTAGATCAGTTCTTAACACCTTCCTAAAGTAATTTATACACTTTTATTGTAAAAAGGTcattagaaaaaggaaaaatgttgtagttgaaaaaaaaatgtataattttttttgcaTTTATCTTTCACTTGTGCTTCTTCTCCatccttttttctaaattttcatatgATGAATCTCTTCTTAAGGATATACAAATGAAATTTGGTCACTGTTTATGACATAAGCAAAATATTGTTCTTTGTTGTTTTCAAAATCTAGTATATTTTGAACTTAAAATCTCAATTTTTTTAAGCCTATGAAGTAAGGTAGAACAAAAAGTTATTTCATTTGTGGGTGGAGAAGATGATAAGCAAACATCacaaagaagaaacaaaaaccATTTTTTATACACTCCCCATTTGTCATTCGCGCATTTTCAGGTATGGAATGTCCCTTTTTGATGGACGAAGAACTAAATTACATTGTCTTAGAAATGTATTTAGATCTCCATGTTTGTGGGTTTCTTTTTATACGAAAGATTTATTGAAAGAAAGCTTGTTCTTATGTTGGATGTTCGCCGGGTTTTGCAATCATGTTCTTCCTGATTCTTTCTCCTGCTCTTTTCTTGGATTTGTTTTCAACCCAATGTAGATTTTAAGATTTTAACTCGAGCATGAGATGAAAACTAATCACAGTTATGCTAGATTTGTTTGCTGGATTCTTAACTAAAGTCTTTTCTTTACGAGAAACTTTTCGAAAAAAAGTCCTGAAGAACAATGCTTTTATTCATGGATTCTGAATACCATTGGCTCATTCTATACTGAAATTTAGTATCAAGTATGGATTTGTAATTTTCTAGAGGAATTGAATCTTCGCCCTGCACAAGAGAAGAAAACTCCAACTGATGTAGTGCTTGGGCGTTAACACTCTGACGATCAAGTTAGTAATCTTTTAAAGATAGAGCTAAAGAGTAGATAACTCAAGATGTATTTCGGTATACCTCGTATTACTTAATCTCTTTTGATTATATAGAAAATTGATTTTGTAACGGTCATTTGGCTAATTTAACTCAGGAATTAGTGAATTCAGACATGTCTTTGGCCTAATAGATGAACAAATCTGTCTGAATTAACCCATTCTAGAGATTAATAAGCTAAGTGATTGTTTATTGatcttttaatccaatttgtgAAGTTGGTCTCTTTAGCCCTTATGGTTGATCTCTTGGCCATATTTTTACCCACAACAGCTCAAACTATCCCGAGCTTTCAAATGGAACATTGAAAATGGATTAAATTCTTGGTGGATTTTCTATAATGTACCTCAATATGGAAAGTGGCACATTATCCCTTAAAATTTCATCAAGGGGCTATGAGATTGGAAATGTACTTAGATTAGATCAAATTTGATGTGGTCTTCTATGTTTAGCTTTTCCATGAGTTGAGTGTTGTCCTGTGCAGATTAAGTTCATATGTATTCTGTTGGGGTTTTTTGTTCCAGCCGATATGTTTATATACCATGAATTTCTTATTAAAGAGAACTTTTGATGACTTTGAATAAAACTTGAGCATCAAATAGGAAATAGGGAGGAAGTAATCATTCTTTCTCCAAAAGATGTGTATGACATGTCCCAATGGAACATTTCACAAACTaagagaaggaaagaaaacaGCTAAAATAGTAATTCCAGGGGTTTGTTGAAGCAGTCCTAAAAACCATAACTTGAAACTCATTTAACAAGGTGAGGACTGGATTTACTCACAATGATCTTATTCCACAATGCGTTTGGCTTCATTAAGAAGCAACACAACTACTTACCGATGACGAATCACTCAATCTCAAACTATTGATACCTATGCCCCAAGGTTCATAAACTTCAAAATTGTATCCCAATTAACCAGGTGCGAGCCTCCCTCATCAACCCCTTCCATGAAAAAGTCTAACTTGTTTTTCTCTAACATTTTGCTCACTGAGCAGGAGATTTTAAACAAAGAAAGGAAGTACATCAGAATTCCACTCAACATCAAGTTGTCCTCCCTTGAGAAAAAAGCTCTTTTCCAATATGATAGATGCTTTTGGACCTTTTCCAAAATTGGACTCCAGAAAGCTCTACTCTTTGGAGCCCAAACATTCAACTTAGAGGGAGTACTGTTGAAGTCTATACTGATTGAAGATTTTATCATTTAGACCTTTCAGTTCTTAAAGTATTTTTTCCTATTAAC containing:
- the LOC103498562 gene encoding 6-phosphogluconate dehydrogenase, decarboxylating 2 gives rise to the protein MAAPGKLTRIGLAGLAVMGQNLALNIAEKGFPISVYNRTTSKVDETVERAKAEGNLPLYGFHDPESFVQSIQKPRVIIMLVKAGAPVDQTIKTLSAYLEKGDCIIDGGNEWYENTERREKAMAELGLLYLGMGVSGGEEGARNGPSLMPGGSYEAFKNIEDILVKVAAQVPDSGPCVTYIGKGGSGNFVKMIHNGIEYGDMQLIAEAYDVLKSVGKLSNEELHQVFSEWNKGELLSFLIEITADIFSIKDDKADGYLVDKVLDKTGMKGTGKWTVQQAADLSVAVPTIASSLDARFLSGLKEERVEAAKVFGSGLNDVLAPQEVDKAKLIDDVRQALYASKICSYAQGMNLIRAKSIEKGWDLKLGELARIWKGGCIIRAIFLDRIKRAYDRKPDLANLLVDTEFAKEIMERQSAWRRVVCLAINSGISTPGMSSSLAYFDSYRRERLPANLVQAQRDYFGAHTYERTDVEGSFHTEWFKIAKQLKN